One stretch of Paroedura picta isolate Pp20150507F chromosome 13, Ppicta_v3.0, whole genome shotgun sequence DNA includes these proteins:
- the LOC143822424 gene encoding uncharacterized protein LOC143822424 gives MTVKTEASGSTLTYSKMRGMVAILITFMKQRRMGLNDFIQKITTNSYACKHPEVQSILKISQPQEPELMNAIPSPPPSPSQQINLGPSSNPHAKPSDFHFLKVIGKGSFGKVLLARHKAEEQFYAVKVLQKKAILKKKEEKHIMSERNVLLKNVKHPFLVGLHFSFQTADKLYFVLDYINGGELFYYLQRERCFLEPRARFYAAEIASALGYLHSLNIVYRDLKPENILLDSQGHIVLTDFGLCKENIEHNGTTSTFCGTPEYLAPEVLHKQPYDRTVDWWCLGAVLFEMLYRLPPFYSRNTTEMYDNILNKPLQLKPNITNSARHLLEGLLQKERTKRLGAKEDFMEIKNHIFFSPINWDDLINKKITPPFNPNVSGPNDQRHFDPEFTEEPVPNSIGQSPDSILITASVKEAAEAFLGFSYGFFLVATLGQAGDPGGAPKGPGRSQAPLQGLAAIPREEKFFPAVPGCPPAPPRLRARNAGKGTAQARPAGIGRIAPPAPASRPARLSPPRWTRGIPPQPDPAQRRSAGSRSARAAHLPAAAGPGRPPPPPPRIPPRAGPGRLPRQRSQASPPLPPARPACLRWRRAGGGQRRAPRAAAAAARTKGSRSAGPEPQEDPPPPREKGEPGGPPPPSPPPPCRIPAPGSLLRRARPPHQHQQQQSSSPQRAQRAPRARLTWAPEAGLPAWLLACLAAAAAEAAAVSGAAPSFLPPGARRSSARSRAPALRSSGGPPSAAAASLPPPRLLSPIQKVPTALPPPPPLPLLARPPAFACRRPPRPTRPPPPLRERAARASKQAATTRGHRAYKGRATPGARAARVEAAGETRAEAPLGGGRKDGGVPPQPPPPPPLDATCSAIPPK, from the exons ATGACAGTCAAAACTGAAGCTTCGGGATCCACGCTCACCTATTCAAAGATGAGGGGCATGGTGGCCATACTCATCACTTTCATGAAACAGAGGAGAATGGGGCTGAATGACTTCATTCAAAAAATCACCACCAATTCCTATGCGTGCAAGCACCCTGAAGTTCAATCTATTTTGAAAATCTCCCAGCCTCAAGAGCCTGAACTTATGAATGCCATTCCTTCACCTCCACCCAGTCCATCACAGCAAATCAATCTTGGTCCTTCGTCTAACCCTCATGCTAAACCATCAGATTTCCACTTCTTGAAAGTTATTGGAAAAGGCAGTTTTGGAAAGGTCCTTCTAGCAAGGCACAAGGCAGAAGAGCAGTTCTATGCAGTGAAAGTGCTCCAGAAGAAAGCGATcctgaaaaagaaggaggagaagcaCATAATGTCAGAACGCAATGTCTTACTGAAGAATGTGAAGCACCCTTTCCTAGTAGGACTCCACTTTTCTTTCCAGACAGCCGACAAACTGTACTTTGTCCTAGACTACATCAATGGTGGTGAGTTGTTTTATTATCTCCAGAGGGAACGCTGCTTCCTAGAACCCAGAGCTCGTTTTTATGCTGCTGAAATAGCCAGTGCACTGGGCTACTTGCATTCTCTAAATATTGTTTATCGGGACTTGAAGCCGGAGAACATTTTACTTGACTCGCAGGGCCACATTGTCCTGACTGACTTTGGCCTCTGCAAGGAGAACATAGAGCACAATGGCACAACTTCCACATTTTGTGGCACACCTGAGTACCTTGCTCCTGAAGTCCTTCACAAGCAACCCTATGACCGGACTGTTGATTGGTGGTGCCTTGGAGCAGTTTTGTTTGAAATGCTTTATAGACTGCCTCCATTCTATAGTCGAAACACCACAGAAATGTATGACAACATCTTGAACAAGCCTCTGCAGCTGAAGCCAAATATCACCAATTCTGCTCGACACCTTTTGGAAGGTCTTTTGCAAAAGGAGAGAACCAAGAGGCTGGGCGCCAAGGAAGATTTTATGGAGATTAAGAATCACATCTTCTTCTCCCCAATTAACTGGGATGATCTTATTAATAAGAAGATTACACCCCCTTTTAACCCCAATGTGAGTGGCCCCAATGACCAGCGACACTTTGACCCCGAGTTTACAGAGGAACCTGTCCCCAACTCTATTGGCCAGTCGCCAGACAGCATACTCATCACTGCCAGCGTTAAGGAGGCTGCAGAGGCTTTTCTGGGGTTCTCCTATGGATTCTTTCTT gtggcaaccttgggccaggctGGAGACCCCGGCGGAGCTCCCAAAGGGCCGGGCCGGTCGCAGGCGCCGCTGCAGGGCCTGGCCGCGATTCCCCGGGAAGAAAAGTTCTTTCCCGCTGTCCCCGGCTGCCCTCCCGCGCCTCCCCGCCTGCGCGCAAGAAACGCCGGAAAGGGGACCGCCCAGGCGCGGCCTGCCGGGATCGGGCGCATCGCTCCGCCAGCGCCGGCCTCCCGCCCCGCCCGGCTCTCCCCGCCTCGATGGACCCGCGGGATTCCTCCGCAGCCGGACCCTGCCCAGCGGCGCTCCGCGGGATCCCGCAGCGCACGCGCCGCACACCTGCCCGCCGCCGCCGGGCCCgggaggccgccgccgccgccgccgcgcatcCCTCCAAGGGCCGGCCCCGGCCGCCTCCCCCGGCAGCGCAGCCAGGCCTCGCcgcccctcccgcccgcccgcccggcctgcCTGCGCTGGCGGCGAGCGGGGGGTGGGCAGCGTCGGGCCCCGCGTGCCGCAGCAGCTGCCGCCCGAACAAAAGGGAGCCGCAGCGCCGGGCCGGAGCCGCAGGaggacccccccccgccccgggagAAGGGCGAGCCCGgaggacccccccctccctccccccccccgccctgcaggATCCCGGCGCCCGGCTCCCTCCTGCGCCGCGCCCGCCCGCcgcaccagcaccagcagcagcagagcagctcCCCGCAGCGCGCACAAAGGGCGCCCCGAGCCCGGCTTACCTGGGCGCCCGAGGCCGGCCTGCCTGCTTGGCTGCTTGCGtgcctggcggcggcggcggcagaggctgCTGCAGTGTCGGGggctgctccttccttccttcctcccggaGCCCGGCGCTCCAGCGCGCGCAG CCGCGCTCCAGCCCTGCGCAGCTCCGGCGGGCCGCcctccgccgccgctgcctcgCTGCCGCCGCCCAGGCTGCTCTCGCCCATCCAGAAGGTGCCTActgcgctgccgccgccgccgccgctgccattGTTGGCTCGCCCGCCCGCCTTCGCCTGtcgccgccccccccgccccaccaggcccccccccccgctccgagAAAGAGCGGCGCGCGCAAGCAAGCAAGCCGCCACCACGCGCGGGCACCGGGCATATAAAGGGCGCGCAACCCCCGGCGCTCGGGCGGCGCGCGTGGAGGCGGCTGGGGAAACGCGAGCAGAAGCCCCGCTCGGCGGCGGGAGGAAGGATGGAGgtgtccctccccagccccccccccccccgcccctcgaTGCCACTTGCTCAGCAATCCCTCCGAAATAG